One part of the Plasmodium vivax scf_7130 genomic scaffold, whole genome shotgun sequence genome encodes these proteins:
- a CDS encoding variable surface protein Vir16/32-related (encoded by transcript PVX_103660A), with product MFYLDSDNGLQKEESADSELKSTIQGDRIMFHHLPAYKFDQKLKEGVSNNIYSTYYNGIYYLQNQYAWVTDIFNKLSRNIRLVQGSYVEGDDFNKKRCYDLNFWLYDEVYKNLQSSKQNSENMGNIIDKVQEVWKNIVYNQFYNEEYKCYPDKELLLNIGYLQEIKDLFDFFEDYNQMKKEIIANTYKACFKYVDYLKQRIPVYYAWRDSCKVDGYACKRYIDDYMKYRPSSVANELSYFSVILTYYGNECYSKVYDIFVDAKERPKRNDGIYKQKMEDMKKAKSRENLLNTRLGDWLRGSKYYIPGDNGDYYYQLRFVRLRMFREKFLPPILAMLGAFLIFYALYKVKNNFYIVMDILL from the exons ATGTTTTACCTGGATTCAGATAATGGATtacagaaggaagaaagtgCTGATTCGGAGCTGAAAAGTACTATACAG GGTGATCGAATTATGTTTCACCATTTACCTGCGTACAAATTTGACCAAAAATTAAAGGAAGGTGTatcaaataatatatatagcaCATATTATAAtggaatatattatttgcAAAATCAATATGCATGGGTTACTGATATATTCAACAAACTCAGTAGAAATATACGGTTGGTGCAGGGGAGTTATGTTGAGGGAGACGATTTCAATAAGAAGCGGTGCtatgatttaaatttttggttatatgatgaagtatataaaaatttgcaatcGTCAAAGCAAAATAGTGAGAATATGGGTAATATTATTGACAAGGTTCAGGAagtttggaaaaatattgtttatAATCAGTTTTATAATGAAGAATACAAATGCTATCCGGATAAAGAATTACTGCTTAACATTGGTTATCTGCAAGAAATTAAGGATTTATTTGATTTCTTTGAAGATTATAatcaaatgaaaaaggagaTTATCGCCAATACGTATAAAGCATGCTTTAAATATGTTGACTACCTAAAACAAAGAATTCCAGTATATTATGCTTGGAGAGACTCATGTAAAGTTGATGGATATGCTTGTAAAAGATATATTGAtgattatatgaaatatcgTCCATCAAGTGTAGCAAATGAGTTGAGCTACTTTAGTGTTATTCTAACATATTATGGAAATGAGTGTTATTCAAAGgtttatgatatatttgtAGACGCAAAAGAAAGGCCTAAACGCAATGATGGAATatataagcaaaaaatggaagatatgaaaaaagcaaaatctAGAGAAAATTTACTCAACACTAGGCTAGGAGATTGGTTACGTGGAAGTAAATATTACATTCCGGGTGATAACGgtgattattattatcaaCTAAGGTTTGTTAGATTGCGCATGTTCAGAGAAAAGTTCTTGCCACCTATTCTTGCTATGTTGGGTGCATTCTTGATATTTTATGCCCTctataaggtaaaaaataacttttataTAGTAATGGATATTTTGCTTTAG